In the genome of Pseudobdellovibrionaceae bacterium, one region contains:
- a CDS encoding alpha,alpha-trehalase: MIFKRAVIFSFIFFPMTTVWAKRSCEGYLSQPITEVSTALDLYDQTWAGIWQNFARATKAHPDFKYISDLIPRPFTPTERQSLIQESKLYRQRIYDQLIQKGISASRANELSQVAYSRQILLLFFEYKTELNFVDPKLLGPEKTLVPPTDYKGSLSVAELSAMFGGVEKVWPTLVRKTNPYKGSSLLDVKEPILIAGGRFREGYYWDTYFGSMGLMATGRWKLPVAQLSNFVELVNTYGLIPNGLRTYYLSRSQPPVVSMMARLVYEGTRNLDVQTQKEIETWLVQEVYPALKNDYSNFWMAERLDIKTGLNFYSDKYNEPRPERHSHDVESSLGRTYRDVRAEAESGLDHTNIFQGQASQTLTVSLNSFMYAYEKNLSWLAEMAKDTVAQRNYENAAQLRQQRMSKYMWNPELQTFQNYHMTEQKLMSGISGDVFSTLFVGLATPEQARQMRPTLLNVLELPGGIAASSLRESDKQWDGVHGWAPFQVMAIQGLAQYGFRSDANRIASKWLATNLDVYLEKGQFYEKLDLARKSTPVEDHSKYPTQTGFLWTNGSIAWTLKYLGFDFQ, from the coding sequence TTGATTTTTAAGAGAGCCGTAATTTTTAGTTTTATATTTTTTCCAATGACAACTGTATGGGCGAAAAGAAGTTGTGAAGGCTACTTATCACAGCCAATAACAGAAGTTTCTACGGCTTTGGATCTTTATGATCAGACTTGGGCGGGGATTTGGCAGAACTTTGCTCGTGCAACGAAAGCTCATCCTGACTTTAAATACATTTCAGATTTGATCCCACGCCCATTCACTCCCACTGAGCGTCAGTCTTTAATTCAAGAAAGTAAGCTTTATCGACAAAGGATTTATGATCAGCTTATTCAAAAAGGCATCAGTGCTTCTCGCGCCAATGAACTTTCACAAGTGGCTTATTCGAGACAAATCTTACTTTTGTTTTTTGAATATAAAACAGAATTAAACTTTGTTGACCCTAAGCTTCTTGGTCCAGAGAAAACATTAGTTCCTCCCACAGATTACAAAGGATCGCTTTCTGTAGCGGAGTTGAGCGCCATGTTTGGTGGGGTGGAAAAAGTATGGCCCACCTTAGTGAGAAAAACTAATCCCTACAAGGGGAGTAGTCTATTAGATGTCAAAGAGCCTATCCTTATTGCTGGGGGACGGTTTCGTGAAGGCTATTATTGGGATACTTACTTTGGCAGTATGGGTTTGATGGCAACGGGACGCTGGAAGTTGCCAGTCGCTCAACTGAGTAATTTTGTTGAACTGGTCAACACTTATGGTTTAATTCCCAATGGGCTACGTACATATTATTTAAGCCGTTCACAGCCGCCCGTGGTGTCTATGATGGCGCGCTTAGTGTATGAAGGCACTCGCAACTTAGATGTCCAAACTCAAAAAGAAATTGAAACGTGGCTGGTGCAGGAGGTTTATCCTGCTCTTAAAAATGACTATTCCAATTTTTGGATGGCAGAACGTTTGGATATCAAGACAGGGCTTAATTTTTATTCTGATAAATATAATGAGCCTCGACCAGAACGACACTCACATGATGTGGAATCTAGCTTGGGTCGCACCTATAGAGATGTTCGTGCTGAAGCTGAATCAGGGTTAGATCACACCAACATATTTCAAGGACAAGCCAGTCAGACACTTACTGTGTCGTTAAACAGTTTTATGTATGCCTATGAAAAGAATTTAAGTTGGCTGGCAGAAATGGCTAAAGACACAGTGGCTCAAAGAAATTACGAAAACGCGGCCCAGTTACGACAACAAAGAATGTCAAAGTACATGTGGAACCCCGAACTTCAAACATTTCAAAATTACCACATGACTGAGCAGAAGCTGATGTCAGGGATTTCAGGAGATGTGTTTTCAACTCTATTTGTGGGTTTAGCAACGCCAGAGCAAGCCAGACAAATGCGTCCCACACTTCTTAATGTTCTGGAGTTACCAGGCGGCATTGCGGCGTCCAGCTTGCGTGAGAGTGACAAGCAATGGGACGGAGTTCATGGTTGGGCTCCTTTTCAAGTCATGGCGATCCAAGGGCTGGCGCAATATGGCTTTAGGTCTGATGCAAATAGAATAGCCAGTAAGTGGCTTGCAACCAATCTGGATGTCTATCTTGAAAAAGGTCAATTCTACGAAAAGTTAGATTTGGCTAGAAAGAGTACCCCCGTGGAAGATCATTCTAAGTACCCCACCCAAACAGGCTTTTTATGGACGAATGGGTCAATTGCGTGGACTTTAAAATACTTAGGATTTGACTTCCAGTAA
- a CDS encoding ChaN family lipoprotein: MKTKTCFALVIQTMIFLGWIIPNAWALPLAPTHILYPMDYEYLLLENIESLPSKSQAQRMIPQCLDSDRGVTTTSVSYEQAKRDFVCSTLEAQASDWAKVKRQRFWNEDTQVLYFGERHIDIPVQKELAGMLDLLASEGFRILAMEMFPFSAQKDLDDFFNDKISLEEILSVLNAHWTYSQDGYAEILKSAKKNKIKIIGIDQREGVQNSDLLQNIVVRDDTMASQIALHLERNPNDKVIVYAGALHVALQLSKEGLLKSQVQKLQDLYQNQYDKKLNVESYVIKLAQKNRLLDIFNLGYELPSDTDVFVSDFKSLNYISGIIFIQ, from the coding sequence ATGAAGACCAAAACGTGTTTTGCTCTTGTCATTCAAACGATGATTTTCCTAGGATGGATAATTCCTAACGCATGGGCTTTGCCTCTTGCGCCGACACACATCTTGTACCCCATGGATTACGAATATTTACTTTTAGAAAATATCGAGTCCCTACCTTCTAAATCCCAAGCCCAAAGAATGATTCCGCAGTGTTTAGATTCCGACCGTGGTGTGACCACTACGTCTGTATCTTACGAACAGGCCAAAAGAGACTTTGTCTGTAGTACGCTTGAGGCGCAGGCTTCGGACTGGGCTAAGGTCAAGAGGCAGAGATTTTGGAATGAAGACACACAAGTTCTTTATTTTGGTGAAAGACACATAGATATACCTGTGCAAAAAGAATTGGCTGGGATGTTAGACCTATTAGCCTCTGAAGGTTTTCGTATTTTAGCCATGGAGATGTTTCCCTTTTCAGCGCAGAAAGATTTAGATGACTTTTTTAATGATAAGATCAGCCTAGAAGAGATTTTATCTGTGCTGAATGCCCATTGGACTTATAGCCAAGATGGATATGCTGAAATACTAAAATCTGCGAAGAAAAATAAAATAAAAATTATAGGCATTGATCAAAGAGAAGGAGTACAAAACTCTGACCTTCTACAAAATATTGTTGTACGTGATGATACAATGGCCAGTCAGATCGCTTTGCATTTAGAACGCAATCCCAATGATAAAGTGATTGTGTATGCAGGCGCTTTGCACGTGGCCCTGCAGTTGAGTAAGGAAGGACTTCTTAAGTCTCAAGTTCAAAAATTGCAAGACCTCTATCAAAACCAATATGATAAAAAATTAAATGTAGAGAGTTACGTTATAAAACTGGCACAAAAAAATCGACTTTTGGACATATTCAATTTGGGGTATGAGCTTCCCAGTGATACAGATGTTTTTGTCTCTGATTTTAAAAGTTTAAACTATATTAGCGGCATTATTTTTATACAATAA
- a CDS encoding rhomboid family intramembrane serine protease yields the protein MNQHHSAPHEAIDPTFVPLQLQTRTTWFTTALIAVFALIFGIELLTSQSWVAPTSLALVTMGALSHFLILEHNEWYRILAAAFLHGSYMHLLFNSLALHMVGRPLEMLIGRKWLWGLFILSALGGGLFSLVINSSSTLSVGASGGIMGLIAALFVLSYRFPKGKDRKRTQIQLLYMLVPALLPIFTIGQMKIDFAAHFGGAITGAIFAYGFYLSWKNQHAPKWIKFGTPLLVLTSLITLVTLIWAGFNYSKIQKELRLESGLIPSSELQKFMSEPEASLVAQLQQWKIEFPKDPRVPYLLAMISLDQNELQLAEDQAQEALQILTESQSKMFQERFEYEIRSTLALVQLRSDKKAEAKETIQPVCPIAMAALSEDPRHAEIKALCEEL from the coding sequence GTGAATCAACACCATTCTGCTCCCCACGAGGCCATAGATCCCACCTTTGTTCCGCTGCAATTGCAGACCCGAACCACATGGTTCACGACGGCACTTATCGCTGTCTTCGCTTTGATCTTTGGCATTGAACTTTTGACTTCACAGTCTTGGGTGGCTCCCACCTCCCTTGCGCTTGTGACCATGGGAGCCCTTAGCCATTTTTTGATTTTAGAGCATAACGAATGGTATCGCATTTTAGCGGCAGCATTTTTACATGGCAGTTATATGCACCTTCTTTTTAATTCTTTAGCTCTACACATGGTGGGTCGCCCCTTAGAGATGCTCATTGGTAGAAAATGGCTGTGGGGGCTTTTTATCTTAAGCGCATTAGGCGGTGGGCTGTTTAGCCTTGTCATTAACTCCAGCAGCACTTTATCTGTAGGGGCTTCTGGCGGTATTATGGGACTGATCGCAGCTCTTTTTGTCCTCTCCTATCGTTTCCCTAAAGGCAAAGACAGAAAGCGTACACAAATTCAATTACTTTACATGCTTGTCCCTGCTCTTTTACCTATCTTTACCATTGGACAGATGAAAATAGATTTTGCTGCTCACTTTGGTGGAGCCATTACAGGTGCCATATTCGCTTACGGATTTTATTTATCTTGGAAAAACCAACATGCCCCAAAGTGGATCAAATTTGGAACACCTTTACTGGTTCTCACAAGTTTAATCACCCTTGTTACATTGATTTGGGCAGGTTTTAATTACAGCAAAATTCAAAAAGAGCTACGACTGGAATCAGGACTCATTCCTTCATCGGAATTGCAAAAGTTCATGAGCGAGCCCGAAGCAAGCCTTGTAGCTCAGCTTCAACAGTGGAAAATTGAATTTCCTAAAGACCCTCGCGTGCCTTATCTTCTGGCTATGATCTCTTTGGATCAAAACGAATTGCAACTTGCCGAAGACCAAGCGCAGGAGGCTTTGCAAATTTTAACTGAATCTCAATCTAAAATGTTTCAAGAGCGTTTTGAATATGAGATTCGCAGCACTTTAGCTCTTGTACAGCTTCGTTCTGACAAAAAAGCCGAAGCCAAAGAGACGATTCAACCCGTGTGCCCCATTGCAATGGCCGCCTTAAGCGAAGACCCTAGACACGCAGAGATCAAAGCCCTTTGTGAAGAACTATGA
- a CDS encoding ABC transporter substrate-binding protein, whose amino-acid sequence MNRYYKVFMYGLVLTFINSACTRKIDPNVIYIGHYDSMTGSEATFGQGSYNGVKLALLELNKAGGIHGKQVQVVSMDDQSKNEEARSVITRLLSRKEIIAVIGGVASSRTLAAAPVAQETQIPFVSPSSTNPRVTQIGEYIFRVCFIDPFQGWVMAKFAMEHLKAQKLAILRDVKSDYSVGLADFFKKGVKDRGGEIVSDLTYQAGDIDFKAQLTQIRSHKPDAIFIPGYYTEVGLIARQAKQLGIDVPLLGGDGWDSAKLTEIGQDAVNDSYFSNHYSQDTKDPIAQDFIRKYVELYKDIPDGLGALGYDTARILFEAMARTQDLTPEQIRDELAKTKDFIGVTGKISIDENRDAKKSAVVVKIEKGHQKMVTTIEPE is encoded by the coding sequence GTGAATAGATATTATAAGGTCTTTATGTATGGGCTGGTCTTGACCTTTATCAACAGTGCTTGCACACGAAAAATAGACCCCAATGTCATCTATATTGGGCATTACGATTCCATGACAGGCAGCGAGGCTACTTTTGGCCAAGGCTCTTATAATGGGGTCAAGCTGGCTTTATTGGAACTTAACAAAGCAGGTGGAATTCACGGCAAGCAAGTTCAGGTCGTCTCAATGGATGATCAAAGTAAAAACGAAGAGGCGCGCTCTGTGATCACTCGTTTGTTATCTCGCAAAGAGATCATTGCTGTGATTGGAGGCGTAGCCAGCTCTAGAACCTTGGCTGCGGCACCAGTGGCTCAAGAGACACAGATTCCATTTGTATCTCCTAGTTCTACAAACCCCAGAGTGACTCAGATTGGGGAGTATATTTTTCGCGTGTGTTTCATTGATCCTTTTCAGGGGTGGGTGATGGCGAAATTTGCCATGGAACATCTTAAGGCCCAAAAACTAGCAATCCTACGTGATGTGAAATCTGATTACAGTGTGGGTTTGGCAGATTTTTTTAAAAAAGGTGTGAAGGATCGAGGTGGCGAGATCGTATCTGATCTGACATACCAAGCAGGAGATATTGATTTTAAAGCGCAGTTGACCCAAATTCGATCCCATAAACCTGACGCGATCTTTATTCCTGGTTATTACACTGAAGTGGGGTTGATCGCTCGCCAAGCTAAGCAACTGGGTATTGATGTGCCTCTATTAGGTGGCGATGGCTGGGACAGTGCTAAACTGACAGAGATTGGTCAAGATGCTGTGAACGACAGTTATTTTTCTAATCACTACTCTCAAGACACTAAGGACCCTATTGCTCAAGACTTTATTCGAAAATATGTAGAGCTGTATAAAGATATTCCTGATGGTTTAGGAGCCTTAGGGTATGATACAGCTCGAATCTTATTTGAAGCTATGGCAAGAACACAAGACTTAACTCCTGAGCAGATTCGTGACGAGCTAGCAAAGACGAAAGACTTTATTGGTGTGACAGGTAAAATCAGTATCGATGAAAATAGGGATGCTAAAAAAAGTGCAGTAGTTGTAAAGATTGAAAAGGGCCATCAAAAAATGGTCACCACTATTGAGCCAGAATAA
- a CDS encoding ABC transporter ATP-binding protein produces the protein MSAANILNVKNICMTFGGLKAVDNFRLQLNEGELVGLIGPNGAGKTTIFNMLTGVYCPTDGEIILDGQVINGIKPFRISQMGMARTFQNIRLFKQMTVLENVLVAAHQHVDYNILQALVRTPKFFTNQNASTEYALQLLEIFDLKHKAHEEATSLPYGEQRKLEIVRALATKPRVILLDEPAAGMNPKEKITLMETISRIRKEFDLTILLIEHDMKLVMGICERVLVLDYGKLICEGVPEVVQKDPKVIAAYLGVPEEEVKI, from the coding sequence ATGTCCGCCGCTAATATTCTTAACGTCAAAAATATCTGCATGACATTTGGTGGACTGAAAGCCGTAGATAATTTCCGTCTACAACTGAATGAAGGCGAACTTGTGGGGTTGATTGGACCTAATGGTGCAGGTAAAACGACAATCTTTAATATGCTTACAGGTGTGTACTGTCCCACAGACGGCGAAATTATACTTGATGGGCAGGTCATCAATGGGATTAAGCCTTTCCGTATCTCTCAGATGGGGATGGCTAGAACTTTTCAAAACATTCGACTGTTTAAACAGATGACTGTACTCGAAAATGTACTGGTCGCCGCTCATCAACATGTGGATTACAATATTTTACAAGCTTTAGTTCGGACACCAAAGTTTTTTACAAATCAGAATGCAAGCACAGAGTATGCTCTGCAATTATTAGAAATCTTTGATTTAAAACATAAAGCTCACGAAGAGGCCACGTCTTTACCCTATGGGGAACAAAGAAAATTAGAGATTGTTAGAGCCCTAGCCACAAAGCCTAGAGTGATTTTGCTTGATGAGCCAGCTGCGGGTATGAATCCCAAAGAAAAAATCACTTTGATGGAAACGATCTCTCGTATTCGGAAAGAATTTGATTTGACCATTTTACTGATCGAGCACGACATGAAACTCGTGATGGGAATCTGTGAACGCGTTTTAGTATTAGATTACGGGAAACTCATTTGTGAAGGTGTTCCAGAAGTGGTGCAAAAAGATCCAAAGGTGATTGCGGCCTATCTGGGTGTTCCTGAAGAAGAGGTGAAGATATGA
- a CDS encoding branched-chain amino acid ABC transporter permease: MQQEFLQHIINGISLGSIYALIALGYTMVYGILKLINFAHADVYMVGAFAAYYTAKYLGIESSPGLPTLLILLGASILACALLGLLIERLAYRPLQHAPRLNLLITAIGVSLLLEYSAQVIFGPNPKVFPNVINDAVVLDLGAAKVRSFDVIILVIGLISMGVLHFIIHHTRAGRAMRAVSTSPTVASLMGVNTNRIVAFTFVLGSALAGVGSVLVGMKYPKIDPLMGLLIGLKAFVAAVLGGIGSVPGAVLGGVIMGLSEEMVVAYLSSTYRDAFAFGVLIVILIFKPTGLLGKNQTEKV; encoded by the coding sequence GTGCAACAGGAATTTCTGCAACATATTATCAATGGAATCAGTTTAGGGAGCATCTACGCGTTGATCGCTCTGGGTTATACCATGGTGTATGGTATTTTAAAGCTGATCAACTTTGCTCATGCCGATGTGTATATGGTTGGAGCCTTTGCTGCCTATTACACTGCGAAATACTTGGGAATTGAATCCAGTCCTGGACTTCCGACTTTATTGATTCTTTTAGGGGCCTCCATACTGGCCTGTGCGCTACTAGGACTCTTGATCGAACGTTTAGCGTATCGTCCTTTGCAACATGCACCTCGTTTAAACTTATTGATCACAGCCATTGGGGTTAGTCTGCTGTTAGAGTATTCAGCACAAGTGATCTTTGGTCCTAACCCTAAAGTTTTTCCTAATGTGATCAATGATGCCGTAGTTTTAGATTTAGGCGCGGCTAAAGTTCGTAGTTTTGATGTGATCATTTTAGTTATCGGTTTAATCTCTATGGGAGTTTTACACTTCATCATCCATCACACTCGTGCAGGACGTGCTATGCGTGCCGTAAGCACTTCACCTACTGTGGCAAGTCTTATGGGTGTGAACACAAATCGGATTGTGGCGTTCACTTTTGTACTGGGTTCGGCCCTTGCTGGGGTGGGCAGTGTACTTGTGGGTATGAAGTATCCTAAGATTGATCCTCTTATGGGGCTTCTTATAGGACTTAAAGCCTTTGTCGCCGCAGTCTTAGGTGGAATTGGAAGTGTACCTGGAGCCGTCTTAGGCGGTGTGATCATGGGACTTTCAGAAGAGATGGTGGTGGCGTATTTGTCTTCTACTTATCGTGATGCTTTTGCTTTTGGTGTTCTTATTGTGATTTTAATTTTTAAACCCACAGGCCTATTAGGCAAAAATCAAACGGAAAAAGTCTGA
- a CDS encoding ABC transporter ATP-binding protein, with the protein MSQILNVSDLNVKYGGIHAIKGISFHVDTQEIVSLIGSNGAGKTSTLRALSGLVSSTGIIEFEGQDITKIPSFERVPLGLAQSPEGRGVFADMTVWENLEMGAYTRKDKNEVDQDREKYLEFFPRLRERIKQLAGTLSGGEQQMLAICRALMSRPKLLLLDEPSLGLAPLIVAQIFEIVQKLNQEGLTILLVEQNATQALKISHRAYVIETGNVILEGTGAELLANDQVRQSYLGA; encoded by the coding sequence ATGAGTCAGATTTTAAATGTATCAGACCTCAACGTGAAATATGGTGGTATTCATGCCATCAAAGGGATCAGCTTTCATGTGGACACTCAAGAGATTGTATCTCTGATTGGTTCTAATGGTGCTGGTAAAACCAGTACACTGCGGGCTTTGTCGGGGCTTGTGTCTTCAACAGGGATCATTGAGTTTGAAGGTCAAGACATCACTAAGATTCCAAGTTTTGAGCGAGTGCCATTAGGTTTAGCGCAATCTCCTGAAGGACGTGGTGTATTTGCAGATATGACGGTGTGGGAGAACCTAGAGATGGGGGCCTACACTAGAAAAGATAAGAACGAAGTCGACCAAGACAGAGAAAAGTATTTAGAATTTTTCCCTAGACTTCGTGAACGTATTAAGCAGCTGGCTGGAACTTTATCTGGCGGGGAACAACAGATGCTGGCGATCTGTCGCGCGCTGATGTCTAGGCCCAAGTTATTACTTTTGGATGAGCCTTCGTTGGGATTAGCTCCTTTGATTGTGGCACAAATTTTTGAAATCGTGCAAAAATTAAATCAAGAAGGCTTAACTATATTATTGGTAGAACAAAATGCCACACAAGCCTTAAAGATATCACACAGAGCTTATGTGATTGAAACTGGGAACGTGATCTTAGAAGGTACAGGAGCCGAGTTATTGGCCAACGATCAGGTTAGGCAAAGCTATCTGGGGGCTTAA
- a CDS encoding TonB-dependent receptor yields MIYTMFLVCSFIFCLEAQASGTTTTDNADQVSSEVMAKAQTLTLTQAQAFVPLTEDTKEATWTVASAQSDFYAQLDPVIFKSSATYGPTVTVIHTQDLEDKSYTQVLDLLRNEAGLDVVSAGGVGQTTSVFIRGAKSEHTLVLIDGIEVNDPSTPTRLFDFSNMTTESIKRIEVYRGAQTVRFGPDALGGVINIITKSDGSQPQSLVHIEAGSFGTLGVSLEHLNHKGPVHWLTGVNYSRLDGFSAADSGTNSEADSFERFSFNQKIKWNLNTDAHLETLVRFSHTQTDLDFEGGLNGDDPNYETKSTQYLMGLKYRHSFFDLFQTQLGFSYTAHDRDYDNAPDPLHATLYKELFKSQNLKFENLNSWQLSTRTRLDTILQYREEQASSEQNLDGTLSSLADLSQSFFGQALILEHTIKNLTLQVGTRHDQAEYTRTESLWSHSLSAEYTLSPSLKINSNIGTAVKTPSLFQLHSSFGNSNLRSEKAWTWDVAIEKVFNDTHHFIVSIFGQHYTQLIDFDTTLSTYNNISDVEIYGAELSTFHALGANFELQTHYKFLNAKDKAQNQKLVRRPDHTLSAQLKYQISKFNFHLGLRYVDQRPDLDPVSWSRVALASYVLGDVMATYDFKSDWRLKGRIENLWDEKYQNIAGYKTSPQAFYLGLTGKF; encoded by the coding sequence ATGATCTATACGATGTTTCTTGTTTGTTCTTTCATTTTCTGCTTAGAAGCTCAAGCTTCTGGGACAACAACAACGGACAATGCTGATCAAGTCAGCTCAGAGGTGATGGCTAAGGCTCAAACATTGACACTCACTCAGGCCCAAGCTTTTGTGCCTTTGACGGAAGATACCAAAGAAGCAACTTGGACTGTGGCATCAGCACAAAGTGATTTTTATGCCCAGCTTGACCCTGTGATTTTTAAAAGCTCTGCGACTTACGGTCCTACAGTCACGGTCATTCACACTCAAGATTTAGAAGACAAATCCTATACCCAAGTTTTAGACTTACTCAGAAACGAAGCAGGACTGGATGTGGTTTCAGCAGGTGGCGTAGGACAAACCACCTCTGTTTTCATTCGTGGGGCCAAATCCGAACACACCTTAGTGTTAATTGACGGCATTGAAGTCAATGATCCTTCCACTCCGACACGACTGTTTGATTTTTCTAATATGACCACCGAAAGCATAAAGCGCATTGAAGTGTACCGAGGTGCCCAGACCGTACGCTTTGGCCCCGATGCTTTAGGAGGAGTGATCAACATCATCACCAAGTCTGATGGTTCACAGCCTCAAAGCCTTGTACATATTGAAGCAGGGTCGTTTGGCACTTTGGGAGTGAGCCTTGAACATCTTAATCACAAGGGACCCGTGCACTGGCTGACAGGGGTAAATTACTCTCGACTTGATGGGTTCTCTGCTGCTGACTCTGGTACAAATTCTGAAGCTGATAGTTTTGAACGCTTTTCTTTTAATCAAAAGATAAAGTGGAACTTAAACACGGATGCACATCTTGAGACTTTGGTACGCTTTAGTCACACACAAACAGACTTAGACTTTGAAGGTGGGCTTAACGGGGATGATCCTAACTATGAAACAAAGTCCACTCAATATCTGATGGGGCTTAAATATCGGCATAGTTTTTTTGATCTCTTCCAAACTCAACTTGGATTCTCCTACACCGCTCACGATAGAGATTATGACAACGCCCCTGACCCCTTACACGCCACTTTATATAAAGAACTTTTTAAAAGCCAAAATTTAAAGTTTGAAAATTTAAACTCATGGCAACTGTCCACAAGGACACGTCTAGATACCATTTTGCAATATCGAGAGGAACAAGCCTCTTCAGAACAAAATCTGGACGGCACACTCAGTTCACTTGCTGATCTTTCGCAAAGTTTTTTTGGCCAAGCTTTGATCTTAGAGCACACGATCAAAAACCTTACACTGCAGGTGGGGACTCGCCACGATCAGGCCGAATACACTCGCACTGAATCTTTATGGTCGCATTCTCTTTCTGCCGAGTACACCTTAAGCCCTAGTCTTAAAATCAATTCCAATATAGGGACGGCAGTGAAAACTCCATCGCTGTTTCAACTGCACTCTTCCTTTGGAAATTCTAATTTACGATCTGAAAAGGCGTGGACTTGGGATGTGGCTATTGAGAAAGTCTTTAATGACACCCATCATTTTATTGTTTCGATTTTTGGACAGCACTACACCCAACTTATCGACTTTGATACCACTCTTTCTACCTATAACAACATTTCCGATGTAGAGATTTATGGTGCAGAGCTTTCCACCTTTCATGCCTTAGGGGCAAATTTTGAATTGCAAACGCACTATAAATTTTTAAACGCAAAAGATAAGGCGCAAAACCAAAAACTAGTACGCCGACCTGATCATACGCTGAGCGCCCAACTTAAGTATCAGATATCCAAGTTCAATTTTCATTTAGGATTAAGATATGTAGATCAACGCCCCGATCTTGATCCTGTCTCGTGGTCAAGAGTAGCACTGGCCTCGTATGTGCTAGGAGATGTGATGGCCACTTATGATTTTAAGTCTGATTGGCGCCTTAAAGGTCGAATTGAAAATTTATGGGATGAGAAGTATCAAAATATCGCAGGCTATAAGACCTCCCCTCAAGCTTTTTATTTGGGTCTTACAGGGAAATTTTAA
- a CDS encoding branched-chain amino acid ABC transporter permease, with protein MKKSLLFPLLSFLACLLLGIVFELSFGPFIKLMILYVMINMILGLSLNLVNGFTGQFSLGHAGFMAIGAYVSAYLSLNCPLLPGIAVYFSFVLFALAGGLAAAFAGLIVGIPSLRLRGDYLAIVTLGFGEIVRVLLLNLEVVGGARGLNEIPAIPRINYELFSISRFFSAYIVAAFWVLVTVFVIYRLIRSSYGLTFMSVRDDEIAAEAMGVNTTKTKVWAFIISSFFAGIAGAIFAHVSNYLNPATFSFLKSVDAVIMVVLGGMGSITGSLVAAVFITLMPEVLRPLQSMTGVDLRMVIYALSLVLLMIWRPQGLFGNKELIHVWKHYSQVGVQLWRRYVKLGRDDVRR; from the coding sequence ATGAAAAAATCTCTACTCTTCCCTTTATTAAGCTTTTTAGCCTGCCTGCTTTTAGGCATTGTTTTTGAGTTGAGTTTTGGCCCCTTTATTAAGCTCATGATTTTATATGTCATGATCAATATGATTTTGGGTTTAAGCTTAAACTTAGTAAATGGTTTTACGGGTCAGTTCAGCTTAGGCCATGCAGGCTTTATGGCCATTGGGGCTTATGTTTCAGCTTATCTCAGTCTAAATTGTCCACTTCTGCCAGGGATCGCTGTTTATTTTAGTTTTGTGCTTTTTGCTTTAGCTGGGGGTTTAGCGGCCGCATTTGCTGGATTGATCGTAGGTATCCCGTCTTTACGTTTGCGCGGAGATTATTTGGCCATTGTCACCTTGGGATTTGGAGAGATCGTTCGGGTGCTACTTTTAAACTTAGAGGTTGTGGGTGGTGCGCGTGGATTAAACGAAATTCCAGCCATTCCACGTATTAACTATGAACTGTTTTCGATCAGTCGCTTTTTTTCTGCGTACATTGTGGCGGCCTTTTGGGTTTTGGTCACTGTGTTTGTGATTTATAGATTGATCAGAAGCAGTTACGGTCTGACCTTTATGAGTGTTCGTGATGATGAGATCGCCGCAGAAGCCATGGGTGTGAACACCACAAAAACTAAAGTATGGGCCTTTATCATTTCAAGTTTTTTTGCAGGAATTGCAGGAGCCATTTTCGCCCATGTGTCGAATTACTTAAACCCTGCCACATTTTCTTTCTTAAAAAGTGTAGACGCTGTGATTATGGTGGTTCTCGGTGGTATGGGTAGCATTACAGGGTCTTTAGTGGCGGCTGTTTTTATCACCCTAATGCCTGAAGTTTTACGTCCACTGCAATCCATGACGGGTGTGGATTTAAGAATGGTGATCTATGCCTTAAGTTTGGTTCTTCTTATGATTTGGCGTCCTCAAGGTTTATTTGGAAATAAAGAACTGATTCACGTTTGGAAGCATTACTCTCAGGTAGGGGTTCAACTTTGGAGACGTTACGTTAAATTGGGGAGGGACGATGTCCGCCGCTAA